One window from the genome of Oryctolagus cuniculus chromosome 1, mOryCun1.1, whole genome shotgun sequence encodes:
- the MRGPRF gene encoding mas-related G-protein coupled receptor member F, giving the protein MAENCSWEAHPTNRNKVCPGVSEAPELYSRGFLTIEPIAPLPPPAVMDYIFLLLCLCGLVGNGLVLWFFGFSIKRTPFSVYFLHLASADGAYLFSKAVFSLLNAGGFLGTFAHYVRSVARVLGLCAFVAGVSLLPAVSMERCASVVFPAWYWRRRPRRLSAVACALLWLLALLVTGVHNYFCVFLGREASGGGCRHTDVFLGILLFLVFCPLMVLPCLALVLHVECRARRRQRSAKLNHVVLAMVSVFLVSSIYLGIDWFLFWVFQIPAPFPEYVTDLCICIHSGAKPVVYFLAGRDKSQRLWEPLRVVFQRALRDGAEPAEPAASTPNTVTMEMQGPSGNAS; this is encoded by the coding sequence GTGTGTCCCGGCGTGAGCGAGGCCCCGGAGCTCTACAGCCGGGGCTTCCTGACCATCGAGCCGATCGCGCCGCTGCCGCCACCGGCGGTCATGGACTACATcttcctgctcctctgcctgTGCGGCCTGGTGGGCAACGGCCTGGTGCTCTGGTTCTTCGGCTTCTCCATCAAGAGGACCCCCTTCTCCGTCTACTTCCTGCACCTGGCCAGCGCCGACGGCGCCTACCTCTTCAGCAAGGCCGTGTTCTCCCTGCTGAACGCCGGCGGCTTCCTGGGCACCTTCGCCCACTATGTGCGCAGCGTGGCCCGGGTGCTGGGGCTCTGCGCCTTCGTGGCGGGCGTGAGCCTCCTGCCGGCCGTGAGCATGGAGCGCTGCGCGTCTGTCGTCTTCCCCGCCTGGTACTGGCGCCGGCGGCCCAGGCGCCTGTCGGCTGTGGCGTGcgccctgctctggctgctggcactgctggtcaCCGGCGTCCACAACTACTTCTGCGTGTTCCTGGGCCGCGAGGCCTCCGGGGGCGGCTGCAGGCACACCGACGTCTTCCTGGGCATCTTGCTCTTCCTCGTCTTCTGCCCGCTCATGGTGCTGCCCTGCCTGGCCCTCGTGCTGCACGTGGAGTGCCGGGCGCGGCGGCGCCAGCGCTCGGCCAAGCTCAACCACGTGGTCCTGGCCATGGTCTCCGTCTTCCTCGTGTCCTCCATCTACCTGGGCATCGACTGgttcctcttctgggtcttccagatCCCCGCGCCCTTCCCCGAGTACGTCACGGACCTGTGTATCTGCATCCACAGTGGCGCCAAGCCCGTGGTGTACTTCCTGGCCGGCAGGGACAAGTCGCAGCGCCTCTGGGAGCCCCTCAGGGTGGTCTTCCAGCGGGCCCTGCGCGACGGCGCCGAGCCGGCCGAGCCCGCGGCCAGCACCCCCAACACGGTCACCATGGAGATGCAGGGCCCCTCCGGGAACGCCTCGTGA